The Vicia villosa cultivar HV-30 ecotype Madison, WI linkage group LG1, Vvil1.0, whole genome shotgun sequence genome includes a region encoding these proteins:
- the LOC131594782 gene encoding uncharacterized protein LOC131594782 gives MQNFMNGLKLKTKQLIDTTAGGSTNFKTATEIKKIIDAIAANEHLELYDPSVNQPEGLVDLKLTNQVVKMEEQITAEVERRMKQMALEKQTVAQVQPVQPIQAVNCEICGGPHFAVHCVVTAQQVEEINFLKQNNPYSNTYNPGWKNPPNFSWKDQQGNVPKQGAAPYQGLPQQQQQYRPPQQQPYQQPYQQPQQQFQQQGKRKADWEIAIEKMAAQSSQFQEETRTQQLASPQQPGALPSATVTNPKDHNNVSAIVTRSGKAKEVVEEIAKEGEPLLEVDVEIKENEAQVEDLGVLEPTTKGKTSEQKPEIKLPFPTRNKKKGQHEKNFQKFLEMFKKHELNIPFLEGMKISVKKKDRGSVTIPCTIGDRSFKKALIDLGASVSLMPLSIYKRLGIGKVQDTRMTLQFADHSVKRPYGIVEDVLVKIDKFVFLVDFVILEMPEDEEIPIILGRPFLETGRCLIDIEEGTMSLKDDVATSQHIEVIDQIVHNEDAVKSQQLPLERVLSLSIFNETEEVDEEEIEVLNMMEAKPFFKSSRQNRWEDLRQPLVEEKKDEP, from the exons atgcagaattttatGAATGGTCTTAAGCTTAAGACTAAACAACTAATTGACACAACTGCTGGTGGTTCAACGAATTTTAAAACAGCCACTGAGATAAAGAAGATCATTGATGCTATTGCAGCAAACGAACACTTAGAGCTGTATGACCCCAGTGTAAATCAACCAGAAGGGTTAGTTGATTTGAAGTTGACGAATCAAGTTGTTAAGATGGAAGAGCAGATCACAGCTGAAGTTGAGCGTAGAATGAAACAAATGGCTCTTGAAAAACAAACGGTGGCTCAAGTTCAGCCGGTTCAACCGATTCAAGCAGtgaattgtgaaatatgtggaggacctcacTTTGCCGTGCATTGTGTGGTAACAGCCCAACAGGTGGAAGAAATCAACTTTTTGAAACAGAACAACCCTTACTCTAATACTTACAATCCAGGATGGAAGAATCCTCCGAATTTctcctggaaagatcaacaagggaACGTTCCAAAACAAGGGGCTGCTCCTTATCAAGGTCTTCCACAACAACAGCAGCAATATaggccaccacaacaacaaccttatCAACAGCCGTAtcagcaacctcaacaacaattCCAGCAACAAGGGAAaagaaaagcagattgggagatcgccATTGAAAAAATGGCTGCTCAAAGCTCccaatttcaagaagaaacaagaa cacaacaattGGCAAGCCCTCAGCAACCTGGTGCTCTGCCTAGTGCCACAGTTACAAATCCCAAAGACCATAATAATGTGAGCGCTATAGTAACTAGAAGTGGTAAAGCGAAAGAAGTTGTTGAGGAGATTGCTAAAGAAGGAGAGCCATTGCTTGAAGTAGATGTAGAAATAAAAGAGAATGAAGCACAAGTGGAAGACTTAGGTGTGTTGGAACCAACAACTAAAGGGAAGACTAGTGAACAAAAACCGGAAATCAAATTACCCTTTCcaacaagaaataagaagaaagggCAGCACgagaaaaactttcaaaaattcttGGAAATGTTTAAGAAACATGAGTTGAACATACCATTCCTGGAG ggtatgaagatttCGGTGAAGAAGAAAGACCGAGGCTCTGTAACTATTCCTTGTACTATTGGGGATAGATCATTTAAAAAGGCTCTTATTGACTTGGGAGCAAGTGTTAGCCTTATGCCGTTGTCCATCTACAAGAGATTGGGAATTGGTAAAGTtcaagatacaagaatgacactccaaTTTGCCGATCATTCCGTAAAAAGACCGTACGGGATAGTAGAAGATGTGCTTGTAAAAATAGACAAGTTTGTGTTTCTAGTGgattttgtaattttagagatgccagaagatgaagaaattcCGATCATTTTGGGGAGACCATTCTTAGAGACCGGGAGATGCTTGATAGACATAGAAGAGGGCACGATGTCCTTGAAG gatgatgTTGCTACTAGTCAACATATTGAGGTGATTGATCAAATTGTTCACAATGAGGATGCTGTGAAGTCACAACAATTACCTTTAGAAAGAGTGTTGAGTTTATCAATTTTCAACGAAACTGAAGAGGTTGACGAAGAAGAGATAGAAGTGTTGAATATGATGGAggcaaaacctttctttaaaagttCTCGACAAAATCGGTGGGAGGATTTAAGGCAACCATTAGTAGAGGAAAAGAAAGATGAACCATAG